From Meles meles chromosome 5, mMelMel3.1 paternal haplotype, whole genome shotgun sequence, one genomic window encodes:
- the GPR63 gene encoding probable G-protein coupled receptor 63 produces MVFSAVLTASHTGATNTTFVVYENTYVNITVPPPFQHPGLGPLLRNSMETMAPTGMSSLTMNSTAVPSTPAVFKSLNLPLQIILSAIMIFILFVSFLGNLVVCLMVYQKAAMRSAINILLASLAFADMLLAVLNMPFALVTILTTRWIFGKFFCRVSAMFFWLFVLEGVAILLIISIDRFLIIVQRQDKLNPYRAKILIAVSWAASFCIAFPLAVGNPDLQIPSRAPQCVFGYTTDPGYQAYVILISLVSFFIPFLVILYSFMGILNTLRHNALRIHSYPEGICLSQASKLGLMSLQRPFQMSIDMGFKTRAFTTILILFAVFIVCWAPFTTYSLVATFSKHFYYKHNFFEISTWLLWLCYLKSALNPLIYYWRIKKFHDACLDMMPKSFKFLPRLPGHTRRRIRPSAVYVCGEHRTVV; encoded by the coding sequence ATGGTCTTCTCTGCAGTGTTGACTGCGTCCCATACCGGGGCAACCAACACAACATTTGTAGTCTATGAAAACACTTACGTGAACATTACGGTCCCTCCACCATTCCAACATCCTGGCCTTGGCCCGCTGCTCAGAAACAGCATGGAAACGATGGCTCCCACGGGGATGAGTTCTTTGACCATGAATAGCACAGCTGTaccctcaacaccagcagttttTAAGAGCCTAAACTTGCCTCTCCAGATCATCCTTTCTGCTATAATGATATTTATTCTGTTTGTGTCTTTTCTTGGGAACTTGGTTGTTTGCCTGATGGTTTACCAAAAAGCTGCCATGCGCTCTGCAATTAACATCCTCCTTGCCAGCCTGGCATTTGCAGACATGTTGCTGGCAGTGCTGAACATGCCCTTCGCCTTGGTAACTATTCTTACTACAAGATGGATTTTTGGGAAATTCTTCTGTAGGGTATCTGCTATGTTTTTCTGGTTGTTTGTGTTAGAGGGAGTAGCCATCCTGCTCATTATTAGCATCGATAGGTTCCTTATTATAGTCCAGAGGCAGGATAAGCTGAATCCATATAGGGCTAAGATTCTGATTGCAGTGTCTTGGGCGGCCTCCTTTTGTATAGCTTTTCCTTTGGCTGTAGGAAACCCTGACCTGCAGATCCCTTCCCGAGCCCCGCAGTGTGTGTTTGGATATACAACTGATCCGGGTTACCAAGCTTATGTGATTTTGATTTCTCTGGTTTCCTTCTTCATTCCCTTCCTGGTGATCCTATATTCGTTTATGGGCATCCTCAACACCCTTCGGCACAATGCCTTGAGGATCCACAGCTACCCAGAGGGTATATGCCTCAGCCAGGCCAGCAAGTTGGGTCTCATGAGTCTACAGAGACCCTTCCAGATGAGCATTGACATGGGCTTTAAAACGCGTGCCTTCACCACCATCTTGATTCTCTTTGCTGTCTTCATCGTCTGCTGGGCCCCATTCACCACTTACAGCCTTGTGGCAACGTTCAGTAAGCACTTTTACTATAAGCACAACTTTTTTGAGATTAGCACCTGGCTACTCTGGCTTTGCTACCTCAAGTCTGCATTGAACCCACTGATTTACTACTGGAGGATTAAGAAATTCCACGACGCCTGCCTGGACATGATGCCCAAGTCCTTCAAGTTTTTGCCACGTCTTCCTGGTCACACGAGGCGACGGATACGTCCCAGTGCTGTCTATGTGTGTGGGGAACACCGGACAGTGGTGTGA